In a single window of the Orbaceae bacterium lpD04 genome:
- a CDS encoding VENN motif pre-toxin domain-containing protein: MNAIDLVRDIVVQGKNLGQKYSKIEAQLELKAQGGVSNEQKDAAIAALGKNASDKDIENYTINQLVQKNGIGSMGDGFSKGLDAASAIVIGIISGDITGGLAGASAPYLAEQIKKQTGHYDEAAKDWKTDDKAANLIAHALLGAAVAAAQGNSALAGGVGAVSGEVVADYIRKNLYDDRDPKDLTEQEKANISALAQIASGLAVAAGSGGSIADTGTAVAGSKNTVENNELQQLTGFNRNDNFIEIFDKQHEERVAKIAADICTSGMSAQVCTGKVNEVIKKEFDKGVSQLIEFTTLSPLVGEADSIYIIWKGRSLSGDEVDRLWGVLGVFTLGYGQKVKMVDKLGNELISTGGKIINKTDNILKPTETNNSKSSSNLGAQASSPPTKVETPTSGSSIDVPKVEHTGGISDSVSVTNPGSQSSSTATIPGKGMTGTTSNGYKVSNGSDTIVAKAELEHLITQSRINIQNGDNKTGWNHVVERHFSDKNASQFTISQSELKTILQSKQVSKVPISRVIDSADGPRFERVITFDKNIGVDKFSKGNLITTTPGRIK; encoded by the coding sequence ATGAATGCCATCGATTTAGTTCGGGACATTGTTGTACAAGGTAAAAACTTAGGGCAAAAATACAGTAAAATAGAGGCGCAGCTTGAACTAAAAGCGCAAGGCGGCGTAAGTAACGAACAAAAAGATGCTGCTATCGCAGCCTTAGGTAAGAATGCCAGCGACAAAGATATTGAAAACTATACCATCAATCAACTGGTGCAGAAAAATGGCATTGGTAGTATGGGTGATGGCTTTAGCAAAGGGCTTGATGCGGCCAGTGCCATTGTTATCGGCATTATTAGTGGCGATATTACCGGTGGACTAGCTGGCGCCAGTGCGCCTTATTTGGCTGAGCAAATTAAAAAGCAAACCGGTCATTATGATGAGGCGGCCAAAGATTGGAAGACTGATGATAAAGCAGCTAATTTAATTGCTCATGCGCTCCTCGGTGCTGCGGTTGCAGCAGCACAAGGTAACTCAGCATTAGCCGGTGGGGTTGGCGCCGTAAGTGGCGAAGTTGTGGCTGATTATATTCGTAAAAACTTGTATGATGATCGAGATCCTAAAGACTTAACCGAACAAGAAAAAGCCAATATCAGCGCCCTTGCGCAAATCGCCAGTGGCTTAGCTGTTGCCGCAGGAAGTGGCGGAAGCATTGCCGACACGGGTACCGCGGTTGCCGGTAGTAAGAATACAGTTGAGAATAATGAATTACAACAGCTAACAGGTTTTAATAGAAATGATAATTTTATTGAAATTTTTGATAAACAACATGAAGAAAGAGTTGCAAAAATTGCAGCAGATATATGTACGTCAGGAATGAGTGCTCAAGTTTGTACGGGTAAAGTTAATGAAGTTATTAAAAAGGAGTTTGATAAAGGTGTTAGCCAACTTATTGAGTTTACAACCTTATCACCATTAGTTGGTGAAGCTGACTCAATTTATATCATCTGGAAAGGTAGAAGTTTATCTGGAGATGAAGTCGATCGTTTGTGGGGAGTGCTTGGTGTATTTACTTTAGGTTATGGTCAAAAAGTAAAAATGGTGGACAAGTTAGGTAATGAGCTGATTTCTACTGGTGGTAAAATTATTAACAAAACAGATAATATTTTAAAACCAACTGAAACAAATAATTCCAAATCATCATCAAACTTAGGAGCTCAAGCAAGTAGTCCTCCGACTAAAGTTGAAACACCGACAAGTGGCTCTTCGATTGATGTGCCAAAAGTAGAACATACAGGAGGAATATCAGATTCTGTGTCAGTGACAAATCCAGGCTCTCAGTCAAGTAGTACGGCAACAATTCCAGGAAAGGGGATGACTGGTACAACAAGTAATGGTTATAAGGTATCAAATGGATCAGATACGATAGTTGCCAAGGCTGAATTAGAACATTTAATTACTCAGTCTCGTATTAATATTCAAAATGGCGATAATAAGACTGGCTGGAATCATGTTGTTGAGCGCCATTTTTCAGATAAAAATGCTAGCCAATTCACAATTAGTCAATCTGAATTGAAAACAATACTTCAAAGTAAGCAAGTTTCTAAAGTACCTATTAGTAGAGTTATTGATAGTGCTGATGGGCCTCGTTTCGAGCGAGTTATTACATTTGATAAAAATATAGGTGTAGATAAATTTAGTAAAGGTAATTTGATTACAACAACACCAGGAAGAATAAAATGA
- a CDS encoding cysteine peptidase family C39 domain-containing protein, with protein MTGHDVGEATFYTVAGTATATLGGKVIQWIDGKWTPVKVSKLEPGNPTSTSIVRNGDRLVLNQGNFPTCGANSCAMSLNTLGKEYDLGKLITDSKVGTGGASMLDVTKALKNQGVNDARFISKASLEQISIATSQGNPVIVAINLNRGGHAVVVDGITVKNGKAVVAIRDPAGGRQYFTPLDEFKQKFTGQAIFTNSKSK; from the coding sequence ATGACAGGGCACGATGTTGGCGAGGCAACTTTTTATACGGTTGCAGGAACGGCAACAGCGACTTTAGGTGGTAAAGTAATACAGTGGATTGATGGTAAATGGACGCCAGTTAAGGTTAGTAAATTAGAACCTGGTAATCCTACTAGCACAAGCATTGTTAGAAATGGGGATCGCTTAGTATTAAACCAAGGTAATTTTCCAACTTGTGGAGCAAACTCTTGTGCAATGTCATTGAATACTCTAGGAAAGGAATATGACCTAGGCAAACTTATTACTGATTCTAAGGTAGGAACAGGAGGAGCAAGTATGTTAGATGTGACTAAAGCTTTAAAAAATCAAGGAGTAAATGATGCTAGATTTATTTCTAAGGCATCACTTGAACAAATATCGATAGCTACATCTCAAGGCAACCCTGTTATTGTTGCGATTAACTTAAATAGAGGCGGACATGCTGTTGTTGTTGATGGTATAACAGTTAAAAATGGTAAAGCGGTTGTTGCAATTAGAGATCCTGCTGGAGGGCGCCAATATTTTACTCCTCTCGATGAATTTAAACAGAAATTCACAGGACAGGCAATTTTTACTAATTCTAAATCAAAGTAG
- a CDS encoding VENN motif pre-toxin domain-containing protein, whose translation MLYTQSSLTQAEKENISALVQLASGLAVAAGSGGNIGDVGTAVAGSKNAVENNLLSPAETSRL comes from the coding sequence ATGCTCTATACCCAAAGCAGCTTAACGCAAGCTGAAAAAGAAAACATCAGCGCCTTAGTGCAATTAGCCAGTGGCCTTGCTGTTGCCGCAGGAAGTGGCGGTAATATTGGTGATGTTGGTACCGCGGTTGCAGGAAGTAAGAATGCAGTTGAGAATAACTTGTTGAGTCCAGCAGAGACCTCTCGATTATAG
- a CDS encoding MafI family immunity protein: MFANQIMHIGNYFRGRLDDTYLNGALDYVNHNEEPLAIETLCEHLSEYEITITKNEYNDIILLIHKMGLSELDPPYSYLEELIK; encoded by the coding sequence ATGTTTGCTAATCAAATAATGCATATTGGAAATTATTTTCGTGGAAGATTAGATGATACATATTTAAATGGTGCCCTGGATTATGTTAATCATAATGAGGAACCATTAGCAATAGAGACTTTATGTGAGCATCTTTCTGAATATGAAATCACTATTACTAAAAATGAATATAATGATATTATTCTACTTATTCATAAAATGGGGTTATCTGAACTAGATCCTCCATATAGTTATCTAGAAGAATTGATAAAATAG
- a CDS encoding EndoU domain-containing protein: protein MPSIYHNSDSASSTTKSAVEDGTLIVRNQDEQKQNVDDLSRDTDNANNPLGQIFDKQKEQDKMDALDLVRDIAAQAKDVVNKYDRIQAQNDVDKNKLPDDAIKKARDTLGDKATEDEVNKLAYSYAVDKQVQINQEKGKTNGGMGSSVSKGIDAATAIVSGLITGDFTGGLAGTSAPYLAGVIKEKTTSYDEKGHPIVNTEANLIAHAILGAAVAAAQGNSALAGGIGAVSGEAAADYIRKTLYDGRDPSDLTQAEKENISALAPLASGLAVAAGSGGNIGDVGTAVAGSKLGKVGNKVTKVDNVVSDANKINKAENAVTDANKSSDWKYAEGEYSQKPTNTLNVEAPTNGKYDANNLPYNDTKQFVKQEYVDILSEEAKNHILYGDKPGSGGHLFPGQANKTTFPSNWPAEKIINDIGDIVTSSNTQWYAQTGTGGLYTNKGQPAKWVSYTVKDGVRVKVVYMPATGKVVTAYPDNAPLPNYKQIK, encoded by the coding sequence ATGCCATCGATTTATCACAACAGTGATAGCGCTTCAAGTACGACTAAATCAGCGGTAGAAGATGGCACGTTAATTGTGCGTAATCAAGATGAACAAAAGCAAAATGTTGATGATTTAAGCCGAGATACTGACAATGCCAACAATCCATTAGGTCAAATCTTTGATAAACAAAAAGAACAAGACAAAATGGATGCGCTTGACCTAGTTAGAGACATTGCTGCCCAAGCAAAAGATGTGGTCAATAAATACGACCGCATACAGGCGCAAAATGATGTTGATAAGAATAAATTGCCTGACGATGCGATTAAAAAAGCGAGAGATACTTTAGGTGATAAAGCAACCGAAGATGAGGTTAACAAGTTAGCCTATAGTTATGCGGTTGATAAGCAAGTCCAAATTAATCAAGAAAAAGGCAAAACGAATGGTGGAATGGGTAGCAGCGTTAGCAAAGGCATTGATGCTGCAACTGCGATTGTTAGCGGCCTAATTACCGGTGATTTTACTGGTGGGCTAGCTGGTACCAGTGCGCCTTATTTAGCGGGTGTTATTAAAGAAAAAACGACAAGCTATGACGAAAAAGGTCATCCTATTGTCAACACCGAAGCAAACTTAATTGCTCATGCGATACTGGGTGCCGCGGTTGCGGCGGCGCAAGGGAACTCTGCATTAGCGGGCGGTATTGGTGCGGTTTCGGGTGAAGCGGCAGCTGATTATATTCGTAAAACCCTGTATGATGGTCGAGATCCAAGCGACTTAACGCAAGCTGAAAAAGAAAACATTAGCGCTTTAGCTCCATTAGCCAGTGGCCTTGCTGTTGCAGCTGGAAGTGGCGGTAATATTGGTGATGTTGGTACCGCGGTTGCTGGAAGTAAGCTAGGTAAAGTCGGTAATAAGGTTACTAAAGTTGATAATGTTGTTTCAGATGCGAATAAGATTAACAAAGCTGAAAATGCAGTAACTGATGCTAATAAAAGTTCAGACTGGAAATACGCAGAAGGTGAGTATAGCCAAAAACCAACAAATACACTTAATGTTGAAGCTCCAACAAATGGTAAATATGATGCAAATAACTTACCTTATAATGATACAAAACAATTTGTTAAACAGGAATATGTTGATATTTTATCAGAAGAAGCTAAAAATCACATATTATATGGAGATAAACCTGGCAGTGGAGGTCATTTATTTCCTGGTCAAGCAAATAAAACAACATTTCCAAGTAACTGGCCAGCAGAAAAAATAATTAATGATATAGGGGATATTGTTACTTCGTCTAATACGCAATGGTATGCTCAAACTGGAACGGGTGGTTTATATACAAACAAAGGACAACCTGCTAAATGGGTTAGTTATACTGTTAAAGATGGAGTAAGAGTAAAGGTTGTTTATATGCCCGCTACAGGAAAAGTAGTAACAGCTTATCCAGATAATGCCCCGTTACCTAATTATAAGCAAATAAAATAA